A single region of the Cucumis melo cultivar AY chromosome 3, USDA_Cmelo_AY_1.0, whole genome shotgun sequence genome encodes:
- the LOC103488278 gene encoding probable boron transporter 6 isoform X2: MGAPFEGIVKDLKGRAACYKQDWICALCSGVRILAPTMYIFFASALPVIAFGEQLSRDTGGRLSTVETLASTALCGIIHSIFGGQPLLILGVAEPTVIMYIYLYTFCQGRPDLGGELFIAWAGWVCIWTGLFLILLAIFNACNIITKFTRVAGELFGMLIAVLFFQEAIRGLISEFQIPKSEKPELLEYKFEWLYTNGLLAIIFSVGLLFTALQSRGARSWKYGTGWFRSFIADYGVPLMVVFWTALSYGVPGKVPHGVPRRLFCPLPWEPASLYHWTVVKDMGKVPVTYIFAAALPAVMIAGLYFFDHSVASQMAQQKEFNLQNPSAYHYDVFLLGIMTLICGLIGLPPSNGVLPQSPMHTKSLAVLKRQLFRKKMVKRAKECIKQKASNSEIYGKMQAVFIEMDAAPVPKDLETLTKAVMNADEGAQKGKFDAEKNIDPYLPVRVNEQRMSNLLQSFLVAASIFAVPIMKMIPTSVLWGYFAYMAIDSLPGNQFWERMLLLFITPSRRFKVLEGSHLSFVESVPFKIIASFTLLQFAYFLLCFGVTWIPVAGILFPLPFFLLISIREHVLPKFFKHSHLQELDASEYEEIEGAGHRPINLTAPEKEPPDSIAAESNEEYYDAEILDEMTTHRGELKLRTVHPEDSLRM, from the exons ATGGGGGCTCCGTTCGAGGGAATTGTAAAGGATTTGAAAGGAAGGGCAGCGTGCTATAAACAGGATTGGATATGTGCACTATGTTCAGGCGTCAG GATTTTAGCTCCTACTATGTACATTTTCTTCGCCTCAGCTCTACCTGTTATTGCCTTCGGGGAGCAACTTAGTAGAGATACAG GTGGAAGATTGAGCACTGTGGAAACATTAGCCTCAACTGCGCTGTGTGGAATTATCCACTCAATCTTTGGGGGACAGCCTTTGCTGATTTTAGGTGTGGCAGAACCAACAGTTATAATGTACATTTACTTGTACACTTTCTGCCAAGGCCGGCCAGATTTAGGAGGCGAGCTCTTTATAGCCTGGGCTGGATG GGTGTGCATCTGGACAGGACTATTTCTGATTCTCCTTGCAATCTTTAATGCTTGCAACATCATTACCAAATTTACAAGAGTAGCGGGGGAATTATTTGGCATGCTTATTGCTGTTCTTTTCTTTCAAGAGGCAATAAGG GGACTGATCAGCGAATTCCAGATTCCCAAGTCAGAAAAGCCAGAGCTCTTGGAGTACAAATTTGAATGGTTGTATACAAATGGTTTGCTTGCAATAATTTTTTCTGTCGGTCTACTCTTCACAGCATTGCAAAGCAGAGGTGCAAGATCATGGAAATATGGCACTG GCTGGTTCCGCAGTTTCATTGCAGATTACGGGGTTCCACTTATGGTTGTGTTCTGGACTGCATTGTCATATGGAGTTCCCGGCAAAGTTCCACATGGAGTTCCAAGGAGACTCTTTTGTCCATTACCTTGGGAACCAGCCTCATTGTACCACTGGACTGTAGTGAAG GACATGGGGAAGGTTCCAGTGACTTACATCTTTGCTGCTGCTCTGCCTGCCGTGATGATAGCAGGCCTATACTTTTTTGACCATAGTGTTGCATCACAAATGGCTCAACAGAAAGAGTTTAATCTTCAAAATCCATCTGCATATCACTATGATGTCTTCTTGCTCGGGATTATG ACTTTGATTTGTGGATTGATTGGATTGCCTCCTTCTAATGGTGTCCTCCCACAGTCCCCAATGCACACAAAGAGTCTCGCAGTGCTTAAACGTCAG TTGTTTCgaaaaaaaatggtaaagagGGCAAAGGAATGTATCAAACAAAAAGCGAGCAACTCTGAAATTTATGGAAAGATGCAGGCCGTGTTCATTGAAATGGACGCTGCTCCTGTT CCTAAAGATCTAGAAACCTTGACAAAGGCAGTAATGAATGCTGATGAAGGTGCTCAAAAGGGAAAATTCGATGCTGAGAAAAATATTGATCCTTATTTGCCTGTTCGTGTGAATGAGCAAAGAATGAGCAACTTGCTGCAGTCTTTCCTTGTTGCTGCATCAATATTCGCTGTCCCTATAATGAAAATGATACCCACATCAGTTCTTTGGGGATACTTTGCTTACATGGCCATTGATAGTCTCCCAGGAAATCAGTTCTGGGAAAGGATGTTGTTGCTCTTCATTACACCTAGTCGGCGTTTCAA GGTCTTGGAGGGGTCTCATCTATCTTTCGTTGAATCTGTGCCATTCAAGATCATTGCTTCCTTTACGCTCCTTCAGTTTGCCTATTTCTTGTTGTGCTTTGGTGTAACATGGATACCTGTAGCTGGGATCTTGTTCCCACTGCCATTTTTCCTCCTCATTAGCATAAGAGAGCATGTGCTTCCTAAGTTCTTCAAGCATAGCCATCTTCAAGAGTTAGATGCTTCAGAGTATGAGGAGATTGAAGGTGCTGGACATCGCCCCATCAATCTCACAGCACCG GAAAAGGAGCCACCTGATTCAATTGCGGCCGAGAGCAATGAAGAATACTATGATGCCGAGATATTAGATGAGATGACAACTCATAGAGGAGAATTAAAGCTTAGAACT GTTCATCCTGAAGATTCCCTTCGAATGTGA
- the LOC103488277 gene encoding ammonium transporter 2 member 5-like, which yields MSNIIVPLPANVVPDIGDPGWMSKGDNAWQMTAATLVGLQSVPGLIILYGGAVKKKWAINSAFMALYAFACVLVCWVGWGYRLSFGEKLVPFWGKLNVALDQEYLLQQGFAGKFPAATMVFFQFVFAAITLVLIAGALLGRMNFYAWMLFVPLWLTFSYTFVAFSIWSPEGFFAKMGLIDYSGGYVIHLSSGVAGFTAAYWVGPRLSKDRESFPPNNILLMLAGAGLLWMGWTGFNGGDPYAANIDASLAVLNTHVCTATSLLTWLIFDIIFFRKPSVIGAVQGMITGLVCITPAAGVVQGWAAIIMGVLSGSIPWFTMMVVHKKSAILQKVDDTMAVLHTHAIAGSLGGILSGIFAEPHLNNIFYGNYNQYIGLFYGFNTKQVRLGFRQLGVQLLGIIFVTLLNVIVTSLICVLLQYIVPLRMSEEDMAIGDEAAHGEEAYAIWGQGEKMDSSKYDVEAPIAAAKHRHAAGQVEMT from the exons ATGAGCAATATTATTGTCCCTCTACCAGCCAACGTTGTCCCAGACATAGGTGATCCAGGATGGATGAGCAAAGGCGACAACGCATGGCAAATGACGGCGGCGACGTTAGTCGGACTACAAAGCGTACCGGGACTAATAATTCTATATGGGGGAGCGGTTAAGAAGAAATGGGCGATAAACTCAGCGTTTATGGCTCTATATGCGTTTGCGTGTGTGTTGGTGTGTTGGGTTGGGTGGGGTTATCGGTTGTCGTTTGGGGAAAAATTGGTGCCGTTCTGGGGGAAGCTGAATGTGGCATTGGATCAAGAGTATCTGTTGCAACAAGGTTTTGCTGGGAAGTTTCCAGCGGCAACAATGGTGTTTTTTCAATTTGTGTTTGCGGCAATTACATTGGTTCTGATTGCTGGGGCTTTGCTGGGGCGTATGAATTTTTATGCTTGGATGTTGTTTGTGCCACTTTGGCTTACGTTTTCTTATACGTTTGTGGCGTTTAGTATTTGGAGTCCTGAGGGGTTTTTTGCTAAAATGGGACTCATTGATTACTCTGGTGGTTATGTTATTCATTTGTCCTCTGGTGTTGCTGGCTTCACTGCTGCTTATTGG GTTGGGCCACGGTTGTCGAAGGACAGAGAAAGCTTCCCTCCGAACAACATTCTTCTCATGCTAGCGGGAGCAGGGCTGTTGTGGATGGGTTGGACTGGTTTTAACGGGGGCGACCCCTACGCCGCCAACATCGACGCCTCACTGGCTGTTCTTAACACCCACGTTTGCACCGCCACCAGCCTCCTCACTTGGCTCATCTTCGACATCATCTTCTTCAGAAAGCCCTCTGTCATCGGCGCCGTCCAGGGCATGATCACCGGCCTCGTTTGCATCACCCCCGCCGCAG GAGTTGTTCAAGGATGGGCAGCAATTATAATGGGAGTGCTATCAGGTTCAATCCCATGGTTCACAATGATGGTTGTTCACAAGAAATCCGCCATTCTTCAAAAGGTAGACGACACAATGGCCGTCCTCCACACCCACGCCATCGCCGGCAGCCTCGGTGGCATTTTAAGCGGCATCTTCGCCGAGCCACACCTCAACAATATCTTCTACGGCAACTACAACCAATACATCGGCCTTTTCTACGGCTTCAATACAAAACAAGTCAGACTCGGCTTCCGCCAACTCGGCGTCCAACTCCTCGGAATCATCTTCGTCACCCTCCTCAACGTCATCGTTACTAGCCTTATCTGCGTCCTCCTCCAATACATTGTCCCGCTCCGGATGTCGGAGGAGGACATGGCTATCGGAGACGAAGCCGCCCACGGTGAAGAGGCCTACGCCATTTGGGGCCAAGGTGAGAAGATGGATTCTTCTAAGTATGATGTAGAGGCCCCAATTGCGGCCGCTAAACATAGGCATGCAGCTGGTCAGGTTGAAATGACTTGA
- the LOC103488278 gene encoding probable boron transporter 6 isoform X1, whose translation MGAPFEGIVKDLKGRAACYKQDWICALCSGVRILAPTMYIFFASALPVIAFGEQLSRDTGGRLSTVETLASTALCGIIHSIFGGQPLLILGVAEPTVIMYIYLYTFCQGRPDLGGELFIAWAGWVCIWTGLFLILLAIFNACNIITKFTRVAGELFGMLIAVLFFQEAIRGLISEFQIPKSEKPELLEYKFEWLYTNGLLAIIFSVGLLFTALQSRGARSWKYGTGWFRSFIADYGVPLMVVFWTALSYGVPGKVPHGVPRRLFCPLPWEPASLYHWTVVKDMGKVPVTYIFAAALPAVMIAGLYFFDHSVASQMAQQKEFNLQNPSAYHYDVFLLGIMTLICGLIGLPPSNGVLPQSPMHTKSLAVLKRQLFRKKMVKRAKECIKQKASNSEIYGKMQAVFIEMDAAPVPKDLETLTKAVMNADEGAQKGKFDAEKNIDPYLPVRVNEQRMSNLLQSFLVAASIFAVPIMKMIPTSVLWGYFAYMAIDSLPGNQFWERMLLLFITPSRRFKVLEGSHLSFVESVPFKIIASFTLLQFAYFLLCFGVTWIPVAGILFPLPFFLLISIREHVLPKFFKHSHLQELDASEYEEIEGAGHRPINLTAPEKEPPDSIAAESNEEYYDAEILDEMTTHRGELKLRTVSFKEERSFQVHPEDSLRM comes from the exons ATGGGGGCTCCGTTCGAGGGAATTGTAAAGGATTTGAAAGGAAGGGCAGCGTGCTATAAACAGGATTGGATATGTGCACTATGTTCAGGCGTCAG GATTTTAGCTCCTACTATGTACATTTTCTTCGCCTCAGCTCTACCTGTTATTGCCTTCGGGGAGCAACTTAGTAGAGATACAG GTGGAAGATTGAGCACTGTGGAAACATTAGCCTCAACTGCGCTGTGTGGAATTATCCACTCAATCTTTGGGGGACAGCCTTTGCTGATTTTAGGTGTGGCAGAACCAACAGTTATAATGTACATTTACTTGTACACTTTCTGCCAAGGCCGGCCAGATTTAGGAGGCGAGCTCTTTATAGCCTGGGCTGGATG GGTGTGCATCTGGACAGGACTATTTCTGATTCTCCTTGCAATCTTTAATGCTTGCAACATCATTACCAAATTTACAAGAGTAGCGGGGGAATTATTTGGCATGCTTATTGCTGTTCTTTTCTTTCAAGAGGCAATAAGG GGACTGATCAGCGAATTCCAGATTCCCAAGTCAGAAAAGCCAGAGCTCTTGGAGTACAAATTTGAATGGTTGTATACAAATGGTTTGCTTGCAATAATTTTTTCTGTCGGTCTACTCTTCACAGCATTGCAAAGCAGAGGTGCAAGATCATGGAAATATGGCACTG GCTGGTTCCGCAGTTTCATTGCAGATTACGGGGTTCCACTTATGGTTGTGTTCTGGACTGCATTGTCATATGGAGTTCCCGGCAAAGTTCCACATGGAGTTCCAAGGAGACTCTTTTGTCCATTACCTTGGGAACCAGCCTCATTGTACCACTGGACTGTAGTGAAG GACATGGGGAAGGTTCCAGTGACTTACATCTTTGCTGCTGCTCTGCCTGCCGTGATGATAGCAGGCCTATACTTTTTTGACCATAGTGTTGCATCACAAATGGCTCAACAGAAAGAGTTTAATCTTCAAAATCCATCTGCATATCACTATGATGTCTTCTTGCTCGGGATTATG ACTTTGATTTGTGGATTGATTGGATTGCCTCCTTCTAATGGTGTCCTCCCACAGTCCCCAATGCACACAAAGAGTCTCGCAGTGCTTAAACGTCAG TTGTTTCgaaaaaaaatggtaaagagGGCAAAGGAATGTATCAAACAAAAAGCGAGCAACTCTGAAATTTATGGAAAGATGCAGGCCGTGTTCATTGAAATGGACGCTGCTCCTGTT CCTAAAGATCTAGAAACCTTGACAAAGGCAGTAATGAATGCTGATGAAGGTGCTCAAAAGGGAAAATTCGATGCTGAGAAAAATATTGATCCTTATTTGCCTGTTCGTGTGAATGAGCAAAGAATGAGCAACTTGCTGCAGTCTTTCCTTGTTGCTGCATCAATATTCGCTGTCCCTATAATGAAAATGATACCCACATCAGTTCTTTGGGGATACTTTGCTTACATGGCCATTGATAGTCTCCCAGGAAATCAGTTCTGGGAAAGGATGTTGTTGCTCTTCATTACACCTAGTCGGCGTTTCAA GGTCTTGGAGGGGTCTCATCTATCTTTCGTTGAATCTGTGCCATTCAAGATCATTGCTTCCTTTACGCTCCTTCAGTTTGCCTATTTCTTGTTGTGCTTTGGTGTAACATGGATACCTGTAGCTGGGATCTTGTTCCCACTGCCATTTTTCCTCCTCATTAGCATAAGAGAGCATGTGCTTCCTAAGTTCTTCAAGCATAGCCATCTTCAAGAGTTAGATGCTTCAGAGTATGAGGAGATTGAAGGTGCTGGACATCGCCCCATCAATCTCACAGCACCG GAAAAGGAGCCACCTGATTCAATTGCGGCCGAGAGCAATGAAGAATACTATGATGCCGAGATATTAGATGAGATGACAACTCATAGAGGAGAATTAAAGCTTAGAACTGTAAGTTTCAAAGAAGAAAGATCCTTTCAG GTTCATCCTGAAGATTCCCTTCGAATGTGA